In Caballeronia sp. Lep1P3, a single genomic region encodes these proteins:
- a CDS encoding efflux RND transporter periplasmic adaptor subunit, with protein MTEKNHASLAIPARDPNEGPALPPRNLEWKRAKIAIIIVLALLAIGAARTVVTDMVHGRSVNTRTQQNAQQYVNVVSPKQSDGGGDTTLPGSLRGFVESPIYARATGYLLHWYVDIGARVKQGQLLADLDTPEIDQELAQAVAQRDQTASSLGLAKTSLERWQQLRQRDAVSQQELDERQSTYNQGVANLAAADANVKRLRQLESFKRIVAPFAGVVTQRNVDVGDLIDAGSGASRALFALAQSDPLRVYVQLPQAYAQNVSVGQQVVVTQAELPGQQFRGRITHVSGAIDVPTRSLQIEVTLPNPDGRLRPGAYVQVTVPSVAQARMLVPGNALLFRAEGPRVAVVDDKGLVHLRKIVIAEDLGQSLEIESGIEANDKVIINPSDSIADGDHVVIASPQKQQQGETEKKAAS; from the coding sequence ATGACAGAAAAGAACCACGCCTCTCTCGCGATTCCCGCACGCGATCCGAACGAAGGACCCGCGCTGCCGCCGCGCAACCTCGAATGGAAGCGCGCAAAGATCGCGATCATCATCGTGCTCGCGTTGCTCGCGATAGGCGCGGCGCGCACGGTCGTGACCGACATGGTGCATGGCCGCTCCGTGAACACCCGCACACAACAGAACGCACAACAATATGTGAACGTCGTTTCACCGAAGCAAAGCGATGGCGGCGGCGACACGACCTTGCCGGGCAGCTTGCGCGGCTTCGTGGAATCGCCGATCTATGCACGCGCGACCGGTTATCTGCTGCACTGGTACGTCGATATCGGCGCGCGCGTGAAGCAGGGCCAGTTGCTCGCGGACCTCGATACGCCCGAGATCGATCAGGAACTCGCGCAAGCCGTTGCGCAACGCGATCAAACCGCATCGAGCCTCGGCCTTGCAAAGACATCGCTCGAACGCTGGCAGCAGTTGCGTCAGCGCGATGCCGTCTCGCAGCAGGAACTCGACGAGCGCCAAAGCACGTATAACCAGGGTGTCGCGAACCTTGCCGCCGCCGATGCCAACGTGAAGCGTCTGCGCCAGCTCGAATCGTTCAAGCGCATCGTCGCGCCTTTCGCGGGCGTCGTCACGCAGCGCAATGTGGATGTCGGCGATCTCATCGATGCAGGAAGCGGTGCGAGCCGCGCGCTCTTCGCGCTTGCGCAGTCCGACCCGTTGCGCGTCTATGTGCAATTGCCGCAGGCATATGCGCAGAACGTATCGGTCGGGCAGCAGGTCGTCGTCACGCAGGCGGAGCTTCCAGGCCAGCAGTTTCGCGGCAGGATCACTCACGTATCGGGGGCGATCGATGTGCCGACGCGTTCGCTGCAAATCGAAGTGACGCTGCCCAATCCCGATGGCCGCCTGCGGCCGGGCGCCTATGTGCAGGTCACGGTGCCGTCCGTCGCGCAAGCGCGCATGCTCGTGCCCGGCAATGCGTTGCTCTTTCGCGCGGAAGGTCCTCGCGTTGCCGTCGTCGACGACAAGGGACTCGTGCATCTGCGCAAGATCGTAATCGCAGAAGATCTCGGGCAATCGCTCGAAATCGAAAGCGGCATAGAGGCCAACGACAAGGTCATCATCAATCCGAGCGACTCGATTGCGGACGGCGATCATGTGGTGATCGCTTCACCGCAGAAGCAGCAGCAAGGTGAGACGGAAAAGAAGGCCGCATCATGA
- a CDS encoding efflux transporter outer membrane subunit has product MRRIAATLMVSMLAACTVGPDYQRPLADTPPSWKTDSYWRVGEPSHAPLALDWWRGFDDDILDGLEAQALAQNQTLAAASAHYEQARETLAQTSSLALPEVDLGVQAARSRTSRNRPVNNYTTPNMSTVQSDLKLAPTVDYDLDLFGRIRREVESAQASADQSRDDLANARLVLTTDLASAYFSMREFDAEIDVLNRSVALQEKALDYVTTQHDLGAVSGLDVLQQQSQLDSTRVQAQLLLNQRAQYEHSIAALVGTPAPQFSIAPMLGEHPLPSIPLGVPSDVLQRRPDVASAERAMAAANAQIGVARAAFFPSLTLNGTIGWESTALASLVSAPSLLWTIGTMASQVVFDGGRRSAAVAFASEGYRATEANYRQTVLNAFQQVQDGIVGLSVLDGAAKQSHAAVLDAERLLSLANDRYSGGLVAFLDVITAQQQLLTTERQDVQIRGQQQTVSVALVKALGGGWDAHDAPQEQGMAEAQAK; this is encoded by the coding sequence ATGAGACGCATCGCAGCCACCTTGATGGTGTCGATGCTCGCGGCATGCACGGTCGGCCCCGATTATCAGCGTCCGCTTGCGGACACGCCGCCGTCATGGAAAACCGATTCCTACTGGCGCGTCGGCGAGCCTTCGCATGCGCCGCTCGCGCTCGACTGGTGGCGCGGCTTCGACGACGACATCCTCGACGGACTCGAAGCACAGGCGCTTGCACAGAATCAGACGCTTGCCGCCGCGAGCGCGCATTATGAGCAGGCGCGCGAGACGCTCGCGCAGACGTCGTCGCTTGCGCTGCCCGAAGTGGATCTCGGCGTGCAGGCCGCGCGTTCGCGCACATCGCGCAATCGGCCCGTCAACAACTACACGACGCCGAACATGTCGACCGTGCAGAGCGATCTGAAGCTCGCGCCGACCGTCGATTACGACCTCGATCTCTTCGGACGTATCCGGCGCGAAGTGGAAAGCGCGCAGGCATCGGCGGATCAGTCGCGCGACGATCTCGCGAATGCGCGCCTCGTTCTGACCACGGACCTCGCAAGCGCGTACTTTTCGATGCGCGAGTTCGATGCGGAGATCGACGTGCTGAATCGCTCTGTCGCGCTGCAAGAGAAGGCGCTCGACTATGTGACGACGCAGCATGACCTCGGCGCCGTCTCGGGTCTCGACGTATTGCAGCAGCAATCGCAACTCGATTCCACACGCGTGCAGGCGCAACTGCTCCTTAATCAGCGCGCGCAATACGAACATTCGATCGCGGCGCTCGTCGGCACGCCCGCGCCGCAGTTCTCTATTGCGCCGATGCTCGGCGAACATCCGCTTCCGTCCATTCCGCTCGGCGTTCCGAGCGATGTGCTGCAACGCAGGCCCGATGTCGCTTCCGCCGAGCGCGCAATGGCCGCGGCCAATGCGCAGATCGGCGTGGCGCGCGCCGCGTTCTTCCCGAGCCTCACATTGAACGGCACCATCGGATGGGAAAGCACCGCGCTCGCGAGCCTCGTCTCTGCACCGAGCCTCTTGTGGACCATCGGCACGATGGCGAGCCAGGTCGTCTTCGATGGCGGCCGGCGCTCCGCCGCCGTCGCGTTTGCAAGCGAAGGGTATCGCGCGACGGAAGCCAACTATCGTCAGACGGTCCTCAACGCGTTTCAACAAGTGCAGGACGGCATCGTCGGGCTGTCCGTGCTCGACGGTGCGGCGAAGCAGTCGCATGCGGCCGTCCTCGATGCCGAGCGTCTGCTCTCCCTTGCCAATGACCGCTATTCGGGCGGCCTCGTCGCGTTCCTCGACGTCATCACCGCGCAGCAGCAATTGCTCACGACCGAGCGACAGGACGTTCAAATACGCGGGCAACAGCAGACCGTCTCCGTTGCGCTCGTGAAGGCGCTCGGCGGCGGATGGGACGCGCATGATGCGCCGCAGGAACAAGGCATGGCAGAGGCGCAGGCGAAGTGA
- a CDS encoding heavy metal response regulator transcription factor — protein MKVLIVEDEHKVVDYLRSGLTEQGWVVDIAMDGEEGTHLAIEYDYDVIVLDVMLPRRDGFAVLKALRMQKSTPVIMLTARDHINDRVRGLREGADDYLTKPFSFLELVERLHALARRTRAQESTLISVGDLYVDLIGRRATRDGVRLDLTAKEFQLLSVLARRHGDILSKTAITELVWEVDFESHTNVVETAIKRLRAKLDGPFRTKLLHTVRGMGYVLEVREPRDARETREDARPS, from the coding sequence ATGAAAGTCCTGATAGTGGAAGATGAACACAAGGTGGTGGACTACCTGCGCTCGGGACTCACCGAGCAGGGATGGGTCGTCGATATCGCGATGGATGGCGAGGAAGGCACGCATCTCGCCATCGAATACGACTACGACGTGATCGTGCTCGACGTCATGCTGCCGCGCCGCGATGGTTTCGCCGTGCTCAAGGCGCTCAGAATGCAGAAGTCCACGCCTGTCATCATGCTGACCGCACGCGATCACATCAACGATCGCGTGCGCGGCCTGCGTGAAGGCGCGGACGACTATCTGACCAAGCCATTCTCGTTTCTGGAACTGGTCGAACGTCTGCATGCGCTCGCACGTCGCACGCGCGCGCAGGAATCGACGCTCATCTCCGTTGGCGATCTCTATGTCGATCTGATCGGGCGACGCGCGACGCGCGACGGTGTGCGCCTCGATCTCACCGCGAAGGAGTTTCAGTTGTTGAGCGTGCTTGCGCGACGTCACGGCGATATCCTGTCGAAAACGGCCATTACCGAACTCGTATGGGAAGTGGATTTCGAAAGCCATACGAACGTGGTGGAGACCGCGATCAAGCGTTTGCGCGCGAAGCTCGACGGACCGTTTCGCACGAAGCTGCTGCATACCGTGCGCGGCATGGGTTATGTGCTCGAAGTGCGCGAGCCGCGCGATGCGCGCGAAACGAGGGAAGACGCGAGGCCATCATGA